The Hyphomonas sediminis genome contains the following window.
GGGCTGGACGCGCCGCCGCTGCAGACCGTGCCGGACAATCACGTTCTCTCGCGCAGCTATTACCTGATCAAGGATTTCCCCGGCCGGTTTGCCGGGCGGCGGCTGTGGATCGAGCAGGCCGCCCAGCCGGGCGGCAGCCGGGGCGACGGGGTTTCCCGCCTGTTCATCGGCGACGCCGACTGGGCCTCGGCCTGGGCCGTGGATGAGAATGGGCGCGACCTCTATTCCGTTGACGGAGGGCCGACACAGCGCGAAGCGGCGCGCCGGTTTGGCGTCAACCTCGTGATGTATGTACTGACGGGCAGCTACAAGGACGACCAGGTGCATATTCCCGCCCTTCTGGAGCGGCTGGGCGAGCAGAATGACGCGCCCGAGCCCCTGTTGCCGAATGGCAACCTGCTGGACGGAGGGCCGCAATGACTGAAGCGGTTCGCCTGAGCCTTGAGCCTTTCCTTGGCTGGCCGCTCGTCTGGGCGCTGGCGGCGCTGACGATTGGCGCGTGGATCTGTTACTTCTTCCTGCGCGGGCGCGCCTGGCTGACACGGGCCGTTAGCCTGCTGGTGGTGAGCGCGGCGCTGATCAATCCGACGCTGGTGCATGAGGAGCGCGAGCCCCTGCCCTCGGTGGCGGCGCTGATCCTCGACCGGTCCGAAAGCATGCAGTTTGGCGAACGCGACGAGGCGGCCGCGGCAGCCTATGAGGCGCTGAAAGCAAAGCTGGCTGAAGACCCGTCCCTGGAAGTGCGCACGCTGGAGACAAGCCCCGGCGACGATGGCACCTACCTTTACAGCGCGCTGGAAGGTCTGATGGCGGATGTTCCGCGCGACCGGATTGCCGGTGCGATCATGGTGACAGATGGGCAGGTGCATGACCTGCCTGACCCGGCCAAGACACAAGGCATCATCGGGCCGCTGCATGGCCTGATCGCGGGCGATGAAAACCTAGGCGACCGGCGGATCGAAATCGTCAACGCGCCGAATTTCGGCATCGTGGGCGAGACGGCAAACCTTGTGGTGCGCGCCGAGGACCCGCGCGGCGGGACGATTGATCTCGATATCTCGCTGAATGGCGGGACGCCCGAACGCGTGCGCGTCGAGACCGGCAAGGACACGGCCGTGCCCATCGAAATCGAGCGGCGCGGCGAGAATATGGTGGTGATCGAAGCGCCGCCCGGCCCCGAGGAACTGACGCTGGCGAACAACCGTACGGCCACCTCGATTGCGGGCGTGCGCGACCGGTTGCGCGTGCTGCTGGTAACGGGCAAGCCAAACCAGGCAGGGCGCGTGTGGCGCGACCTGCTGAAGTCCGATCCATCCGTGGACCTCGTTCACTTCACCATCCTGCGCCCGCCATTCAAGGTGGACTATGCGCGCCCCGATGAGCTGGCGCTGATCGAGTTTCCGACAGAGGAACTGTTCGAGCAGAAGCTGACCGAATTCGACCTCATCATCTTCGACCAGTATGAGCGCCAGGGCGTGATTACGCAGGCCTATCTTGCCAACATGTCCCGCTATGTGGCCGATGGCGGCGCGCTGCTGATCGTGGCGGGCGAGCAGTTTGCCGGGCCGGCGAGCCTTGCGCGGTCGCCGCTGGCCTCCGTGCTGCCCGCCTCCCCGACCGGCGTGATCCGCACCGGCGAGTTCGTGCCGCAACTTACCGCGCCGGGCAAGCGCCATGCCGTGACCGCGCCGCTGGACGGGCAAAGCTGGGGCGGGTGGATGCGCTATATCGAGGCAGATGCGGTGGCCGGGGACGTGCTGATGGCTGGCCCGAACGGGCGACCGCTGCTGATCGTGGACCGGGTTTCCAAGGGCCGGGTGGGCATGCTGATGTCCGACCAGATCTGGCTGTGGGCGGGCGGCTATGATGGCGGCGGTCCGTTTGCGGAGCTTATCCGCCGCGTGGTGCACTGGATGATGAAGGAGCCCGAACTGGAGGAGCGCCGCCTGGCGCTGACCATCGAGGGCGGACAGGCGAAGATCGAGCTGCGCACGCTGCTGGACGCGGCCCCGCCGCTGGAAGTGCAGACGCCGGAGGGCGATGTGATGACGCCGCGCTGGAGCCCGGCCGGGCCCGGCACCTTCGTGGCGGAAGCCCCGGTTGAGGAACTCGGCATCTACCGCGCGCGCTCGGGCGGGCTGGAAGCGATTGCGCTGAGCGGGCCGGAGAACCCGAAGGAATACGCAAATCTTGAATCGACGACGGCCGTGATCGAGCCGGTAGCTCAGGCGACGGGCGGCGGCGTGTTCCGATTGAACGAGACAGGCAGCAATATTCCCGATGTGCGCCGGGTAAGCGCGGGGCAGAAGAATGCCGCCGGTGCCAACTGGCTGGGCCTGCGTGAGCGGGGCGCCTATGCGGTGCGTTCGTCCACCAGCCAGGGCCTGTTGCCGGGCATCCTGGCGGCGGGCGCGCTGATGCTGTTCCTGCTGCTGGCCTGGCGGCGCGAGGGACGCTGAGCGCCCCTGCCCTAAAGCGGGGTCTGCGCCATCCGGCGCGCTCGCCGGACCACCAGCCAGATAAGGATCAAGGGCGGGATGGCCGCCAGCGGGCTGAAGGCAAAGTAGAGCGCGAACCCGCCCATCGATGAGCCGGCCACACTTTGCAACAGCGTGACGCCGAGGCCCGCAAAGCCGCCGAGGAAACCGCTGAGCAGCGACATCAGGGAAGAGAGCAGCGCAAACTGCGCGGCAGTGGCCACCGGATTGGTGAGCCGGCTGGCCCAGGCGACGATGGACGCCATGGCGAGGCCGCCGCTGAAGCCTTCAACGACCGTGATGCCCGCCCAGATGACCTTCGAGCCGCCCGACAGCGCGAGAATGCAGAAGCCAAGATTGGAGAGCCCTGCAAGGCCAACGCCCACGGCCATGGCCGCCAGCGTGCCATAGCGCAGGCCGATCAGACCGGCGGCGACGACACCGCCCAGCGTTGCGGGAAAGCCGATTGCGGTGCGCATGCCGGCGATCTCGGCAGTGGAGAAACCCAGATCGATATAGAGCGGACCGACCATCGGCACGATCAGGCCATCGGGCAGGAAAAAGAGCGCAATCAACGGCAGGAAGATGTAAAGGCCAGTGCCGTGGTCCTGCCAGAATACCTTCAGGGGGCGGATGAGCGCGGCGCCGACAGAGCCAAGGCCTGTGAGGGGCGCAAAGTCGCGCGGCTTGGCCGGCTCGCGCGCCAGCAACAAGGCTGACAGCCCGGCAATGCCGCCAAGCGAGGCAAAAGCATACGCCGCCTGCCAGCCGATAATGCCGGAAGCGGCAAGGATGGGCACGTTGCCGAGGAAATAGCCCGAGCGGAGGCCGAGGATATAGGCCGAGGCCATGAGATCCTGTTCCTCATCGCGCGCGCTTTCGATGCGCCAGGCGTCCACGGCAATATCCTGCGTGGCGGCGGCAAAGGAGGTGAGCATCGCAAAGCCGGCGAAGACGGCGAGCCCGCCTGAGGGCCCGGCGAAGGCCATGCCCAGTGTGCCGATCGTTACGAAGATCTGCCCAAGGAGCATCCAGGAGCGGCGATGGCCCAGCAGCCTGCCGATGACCGGAAGCCTGATCCAGTCAACAAAGGGCGCCCAGAGGAACTTCGCCGAGACGAAGATGCCGACCCAGGCCATGAAGCCGATGGCGGTGAGCGCGACGCCTTCCTGGCGCAGCCAATAGCCAAGCGTGACCCCCACCATGACAGGCGGCATACCCGTGGCGATGCCAAAGACCATCGCAATGGCGACTTTCGGCTGGCGGAGTGATCCCAGAACCTCGCGCAGCCCGGCGCTCGGCCGGACAGGCTCGTCCTGGCCGGTCACAATGTCGGCCATACTTCCTCCCTGAACGCGTTATCTGCCCTCCCGCCTCATTGCCGGGCGGGTTCAGAGTGGGCAGATCAGGCGCGCTGGGCAGATAGTGTCAGGCAGGGGCAACCCCGGCAACCTTAAATCACGGAGCTGTGACCAGGCCTTCGAGGAGGCTGGCGTCGCCCGCAAGGTCGCGGACCATGACGCGGGAGGGGTCCTGGGGCCCTGGGAATGTCAGCCGGTTCTTCGGCGTGACGGTGAAGCCGACCTTGCCGAACAGGCTGAAGGCGCCGATCAGCACGGCGGCGGGCCAGCCGGCATCCTTGCCGGCTTCAAGCGCGGCTTCTGTAATCTTCAGGCTGAGGAAGTTGCCGCGATAGGCCGGATCGACCGCCACCGGGCCGTAGAACAGCGCCGGCATGCGCGCCGGGCCAACCACCAACGGCCAGACGC
Protein-coding sequences here:
- a CDS encoding MFS transporter — translated: MADIVTGQDEPVRPSAGLREVLGSLRQPKVAIAMVFGIATGMPPVMVGVTLGYWLRQEGVALTAIGFMAWVGIFVSAKFLWAPFVDWIRLPVIGRLLGHRRSWMLLGQIFVTIGTLGMAFAGPSGGLAVFAGFAMLTSFAAATQDIAVDAWRIESARDEEQDLMASAYILGLRSGYFLGNVPILAASGIIGWQAAYAFASLGGIAGLSALLLAREPAKPRDFAPLTGLGSVGAALIRPLKVFWQDHGTGLYIFLPLIALFFLPDGLIVPMVGPLYIDLGFSTAEIAGMRTAIGFPATLGGVVAAGLIGLRYGTLAAMAVGVGLAGLSNLGFCILALSGGSKVIWAGITVVEGFSGGLAMASIVAWASRLTNPVATAAQFALLSSLMSLLSGFLGGFAGLGVTLLQSVAGSSMGGFALYFAFSPLAAIPPLILIWLVVRRARRMAQTPL
- a CDS encoding GNAT family N-acetyltransferase encodes the protein MIEIVPENPALHAEAIEALFDRTFGPGHFAKTAERLREYSRSLPEINRVAVEDDKVIGVCRVWPLVVGPARMPALFYGPVAVDPAYRGNFLSLKITEAALEAGKDAGWPAAVLIGAFSLFGKVGFTVTPKNRLTFPGPQDPSRVMVRDLAGDASLLEGLVTAP